One segment of Setaria viridis chromosome 4, Setaria_viridis_v4.0, whole genome shotgun sequence DNA contains the following:
- the LOC117853945 gene encoding eukaryotic translation initiation factor 1A, whose amino-acid sequence MPKNKGKGGKNRKRGKNEADDDKRELVFKEDGQEYAQVTRMLGNGRCEAICVDGTRRLCHIRGKMHKKVWIAAGDIVLVGLRDYQDDKADVILKYMNDEARLLKAYGELPETLRLNEGVDVDGPEDGEEGSDYIQFEDEDIDKI is encoded by the coding sequence ATGCCGAAGAACAAGGGTAAGGGAGGCAAGAACCGGAAGAGGGGAAAGAACGAGGCCGACGACGACAAGCGCGAGCTCGTCTTCAAGGAGGATGGGCAGGAGTACGCGCAGGTGACCCGCATGCTCGGCAACGGCCGCTGCGAGGCCATCTGCGTCGATGGCACGCGCCGCCTCTGCCACATCCGGGGCAAGATGCACAAGAAGGTCTGGATCGCGGCGGGCGACATCGTCCTCGTTGGCCTCCGCGACTACCAGGACGATAAGGCCGACGTCATTCTCAAGTACATGAACGACGAGGCGCGCCTGCTCAAGGCCTACGGGGAGCTCCCCGAGACGCTCAGGCTCAACGAGGGTGTCGACGTCGACGGGcccgaggacggcgaggagggcAGCGACTACATCCAGTTCGAGGACGAGGACATCGACAAGATCTAA
- the LOC117854129 gene encoding signal recognition particle 19 kDa protein, with amino-acid sequence MDGGGGDLRSTIKKWNVIYPVYLNSKKTVAEGRRIAASKACPDPTCIEIADCCSHLKIPYAIELDKAYPRDFFQVGRVRVQLKKDDGSPVNPAIKTKKQLMIQIAELVPKHHGRTKKQESAPSSSASGSSKNTKGGKKKK; translated from the exons atggacggcggcgggggcgacctGCGGAGCACCATCAAGAAGTGGAACGTCATCTACCCGGTCTACCTCAACTCCAAGAAGACGGTCGCCGAGGGCCGCCGCATCGCCGCCAGCAAGGCCTGCCCCGACCCCACCTGCATCGAGATCGCCGACTGCTGCTCGCACCTCAAGATCCCCTACGCCATCGAG CTGGATAAGGCGTACCCTCGGGATTTCTTCCAGGTGGGGAGGGTCAGGGTGCAGCTCAAGAAGGATGACGGCTCCCCCGTCAATCCTGCTATTAAAACGA AGAAGCAGCTGATGATCCAAATAGCAGAGCTAGTTCCCAAGCATCATGGAAGGACAAAGAAGCAGGAATCAGCACCCAGTTCTTCAGCCAGCGGCAGTTCGAAGAACACAAAAGgcgggaaaaagaaaaagtga